The Microterricola viridarii nucleotide sequence AGGTGGAAGGTGAGCAGGTCGATGTGGTCGGTCTGCAGGCGCTTGAGCGAGGCCTCGACAGCGCGGATGATGCCGGTGGCGCCGAGACCGAGGTTCTCGGGGTTGCGCCCGATCTTGGTGCACAGCACGGTGGCGTCGCGGCCGCCGGTGCGGCGCAGCCACGATCCGATCAGCTGTTCGCTCCGCCCCGCTGCGTAGCTGTCCGCGGTGTCGATGAAGTTGCCGCCGGACTCGCGGTAGCGGTCGAGCACCGCCTCCGCCGCGGTGGCGCCGAGGGTCCAGCCGAACATGCTCGTGCCGAGGGCCAGCGGGAAGACGTCGAGATCGGTGTCGGCCACCCGGCGGCGCATCGCGTCCGGGAGCGGCAGCAGTGCCGCGGTTGCCGCGCCGTGCGCCTCAGCGGGTGATTCGGTACCGGTCGGTGCGCGCGGGTCTGGTTCGGGATCCGCCGTGCGCGTGCCGAGTTCCGGGATCTGGGCGAGCCCGGAGATCTCGCCGGAGTGCGGGGAGTGCTCGGTCCCCTCCGGATGGCCTCCAGACCGAGCGGTCGTTTCTTCGTCCTGACGCTTCCGGGCCCCCACCCGAACAAATTGAGCCATTCTCACCCCTTCCCTGCTTCGACCCTAGCGCCGGGGTACGACTGCGCACCGGGGCCCACACCGAACCGTTACCAAACCGTGTGCTCTGCCCGTTCGAGAAGTGCGCGGGCATGCCGCAGCACGGGCTCGTCGATCATCCGCCCCTCGAAGCGGAATGCCCCGGGCTCGCCGGCTGCCCGCGCGAGCAGGGCGGCCGCCGCGCTCAGCTGCTCGGGGCTCGGCCGGTAGGCAGCGCGGATCACCGCGACCTGGGCGGGGTGGATGCAGGCCGTCGCCTGGAACCCGCTGGCCGCGGCATCCCGGGCCTCTGCGGCCAGGCCCACCTCGTCGTCGATGACGAGGTGGACGGTGTCGATCGCCGCCGTGCCGTGGGCGGCGGCCGCCATCAGCACGGCGGAGCGGGCGTGCCGCGCGACATCCCGGTAGCGCCCGTCCGGGTATCGGCTGGAGCTGCCGCCGAGCGAGGCCAGCAAATCCTCCGCGCCCCACATCAGCGCCGCGACGGAGGCCTCTGCGGCCAGCTGTGGGGCGGCCAACACCCCGGCGGCCGTCTCACAGAGTGCGATGACCCCGATGCGCGGGCTGCCGGATGCCGCGGCGAGCGCCTCGATGGCGCGCACCGCGGCCGGCGACTCCGCCTTGGCGAGCATCAGTGTGCGGTAGCCGGCGGCGAGCGCCGCCTCGACGTCGAGGGTGTGGTCGGACGAGCCGTGCGGGTTGACGCGGACGATGGTGCGGGCAGGGTCCAGCGGGTGCGCGGCCAGCGCGGCGCGGGCGGCCGGGCGCTCGGCGGGCAGCACGGCATCCTCCAGGTCGAGGATGACGGCATCCGCCCGCTCGGCCGCCTTCGCGAACCGGTCGGGCCGGTCGGCCGGGCAGAACAGCAGGGCCGGGCCGGTGCGGTCGAGGTCGACGCCGCCCGTCACGGCGCCTGCCCCGCCCCGGCGGCGTCGATGCACCAGACGAGGGTGGTGCGGCTCGCGGTCGCCACCACGTCGCCGTGCTGGTTGCGCCCCGTGTGCTCGAGCGTGACGATGCCCTGCCCCGGGCGGGACGCGGACAGCCGTTTGGCGCTCACCAGCGTCTCGGCGTAGAGCGTGTCCCCGTGGAACAACGGCTGCGGGAACGCGACGGCGCCGAAGCCGAGGTTCGCGACGAGGGTGCCCTGGGTGAGCTGGGCGACCGAGGCGCCGACGAGCGTCGCCAGGGTGAGCATCGAGTTGACGAGACGCTGGCCGAACGGCTGCCCGGCGGCGAACGCGGCATCCAGGTGCAGCGCCTGCGTGTTCATGGTGAGGCTGCTGAAGAGCACGTTGTCTGCCTCGCCGATGGTGCGGCCCGGCCGGTGCAGGTAGCGCGTGCCCAGCTCGAACTCCTCGTAGAACAGCCCGCGCTGCACGATCTCCCGGCCTGGCTCCCGGCCTGACTCCCTCGCCGATCCGTCTCTGTCACTCATTGCCGATCTCCTGCCGTTGGCCCGGTGTCTGCGCGTCGATGGAGGCGAGCAGTTGGTCGCGGCGCAGCGCATCGCCCAGGCGCACGTGCAGCCGCACCGTGCCGGCGACGCTCGCCGTCACCTGGTGTTCCATCTTCATGGCCTCCACCGTGGCGATCGGGGCGCCGGCGGCCACCGCATCACCGGATGCCGCGTGCAGCTGCACCACGGTGCCAGGCGTCGGCGTGCGCAACTCGGGGCTCGCCGCCACACCGCCCTCCTGCTCGGCCCGGGCGGCCAGGATCCGCGCCAGCTCGCCCTGCAGCTCGGCCTCCCGGCTCACCGCCGTGAACCGGGTGGATTCGCCCTCCACCGAGAGCAGGAGGTCCTCGCCGTCGCGGGCCCAGCTCCAGCGCCGCTGCACCCCGTCGACGGCGATCCCGACGTGCACGCCGGTGGCACGGCTCGGGGCCGTGGCGGCCGGGGCGATGCTCACCGTGTGCGCGGACATGCGGCCGTCCTCCGCGCCGCGCTCCCGCACGGCGACGGCCAGGTGCTCGGTCAGGTGGTCGGTCATGCCGCCCGCCGTGTGGTCCGCTCCCGCCGACCGCGCGACGACCCGCACCTCGAAGGCAGTCTCCGCCTGCGCTCCGGCACGCTCTCCCCGGTGTCGCACGAGAAGGGCCTCCGGGCGGGCGGCCGCCGCTCCCCCGGTGCGCCAACCCGAGCGGTCCTGCCAGGGCGAGCCGGCCGCGGCCGGCGCCTCGGCGTGCAGCAGGGCCCCGGCGACGGCGAGCATCTCGCCGAGCAGCGCGGGCGCCGGGGCGGTGTCGGTCGGCGGCGCGGGCTGCGCCGCTGCGGCGCGGGCCCCTGGAACGCGGGCCGCAGCGGCACGGGACTTTGTGGCCTGCGCATCCAGGTGCCGGGCGATCAGCCCGGTGTCCAGCGCGCCCGCCTGCACGGCGGGGTCGGCGAGCAGCCCGCGCAGGAAGGCGAGGTTGGTGTCGACGCCGAGGATGACGGTGTGCGCCAGGGCGGCGTCGAGCCGGGCGAGCGCGCTGGCCCGGTCGGGAGCCCAGGCGATCACCTTGGCGAGCATCGGGTCGTAGTGGGAGCCGATCTCCCCGCCCGGCAGGAGCGAGCTGTCCACCCGCACCCCGGGGCCGTGCGCCTCGGCGAGCGCCAGCACCCGCCCGCTGGTGGGCAGGAAGTCGCTGGCCGGGTCTTCGGCGTAGATGCGCGCCTCCACCGCATGCCCGTCCAGCCGAATCTGCTCCTGGCGCCACGGCAGCTCCTGCCCGGCGGCCACGCGCAGCTGCCACTCGACGATGTCGATGCCGGTCACGAGCTCGGTGACGGGGTGCTCCACCTGCAGCCTGGTGTTCATCTCCATGAAGTAGAACTCGTCCGGCGCGGCATCCGAGATGAGGAACTCCACGGTGCCCGCCCCCACATAGCCAACGCTGCGGGCGACCGCGCAGGCCGCCTCGCCGATGCGGGCCCGGGTGGCGGCGTCCAGCAGCGGCGACGGCGCCTCCTCGACGACCTTCTGCTGCCGGCGCTGCAGCGAGCACTCCCGCTCGCCGAGGTGCACGGTGTGGCCGGCCCCGTCGGCCAGCAGCTGCACCTCGATGTGCCGGGGGTGCGCGATGAACTTCTCCAGGAACAGGGTGTCGTCGCCGAACGCGGCACGGGCGGTGCGCCGGGCCGAGGCCAGCGCGGCCGGCAGCGCCTCTGGGCTGTCGACGAGGTGCATGCCCTTGCCGCCGCCGCCCGCCGAGGGCTTGATCAGCACCGGGTAGCCGAGCAGCTCCGCGGATGCCGCCAGCGCGGCGTCGTCCGTGGAATCGACGCCGCCCTCGCTGCCGTGGCCCTCGCTGCCGGGTGTCACCGGCACCCCGTGCCCGGCCACGTGTCGTTTGGAGCGGATCTTGTCGCCCATCACCCGGAGGGCCTCCTCCCCTGGGCCGACGAAGACGACGCCGGCCTTTGCACAGGCGGCGGCCAGCAGCGGGCTCTCGGAGAGGAAGCCGTAGCCGGGGTGCACGGCATCCGCGCCGCTCGCGCGCACGGCCGCCATCACCGCGTCGACGTTGAGGTAGCTCTCGGCCGCGGGGGCGGGCCCGATCCGGATGGCGAGATCGGCCAGGGCGACGTGCTTGGCGCCGCGGTCGGCGTCGCTGTACACCGCGACCGCCTCGATGCCCAGCCGCTGCAGCGTGGCGATCACCCGGCAGGCGATCTCGCCGCGGTTGGCGACGAGCACCGTGCGGAACGGGGGTAGGGCCGACGTGGCATGCCCAGTGTTCATCTCTACGCTCATCCGCGCCTCACATCCTGAACAGGCCAAAGGCAGGCTCGGGCAGCGGGGTTCTGCTGCACACGTCGAGCGCCATGCCGAGCACCCGGCGGGTGTCGGCGGGATCGATGATGCCGTCGTCCCAGAGCCGGGCGGTGGAGTAGTACGGGCTGCCCTGGCTCTCGTAGCGCTCCCGGATCGGCGCGCGGAACGCCGCCTCCTCCTCGGCCGGCCACTCCTCGTCGCGGGCCTCGTACTGTTCCCGCTTGACGGTGGCGAGCACGGCGGACGCCTGCTCCCCGCCCATCACCGAGATGCGGGCGCCCGGCCACATCCAGAGGAAGCGCGGCGAGTAGGCCCGCCCGCACATGGAGTAGTTGCCCGCGCCGAAGGAGCCGCCGATGACGACGGTGAGCTTGGGCACCCGGGTGGTGGCCACCGCGGTCACCATCTTCGCCCCGTGTTTGGCGATGCCGCCGGCCTCCGCGTCGCGGCCGACCATGAAGCCGGAGATGTTCTGCAGGAACAGCAGCGGGATGCCGCGCTGGTCGCAGAGTTCGATGAAGTGGGCGCCCTTCTCGGCCGACTCGCTGAACAGCACGCCGTTGTTGGCGATGACGCCGACCGGGTGGCCGTGGATGTGCGCGAAGCCGGTGACCAACGTGGCGCCGTACTCGCGCTTGAACTCGTGCAGCGCGCTGCCGTCGACGAGCCGGGCGATCACCTCGCGCACGTCATAGTCGGCCTGCACGTCGACGGGCACCACCCCGTACAGCTCGGACTCGTCCGCCAGCGGCGGGCGGCCGGCGGCGAGCGCCCAGGCCGGCTCGGCCGGCGGGGGCAGCGTCGCCACGATCTCCCGCACGATCTCCAGGGCGTGGGCGTCGTTCTCGGCCAGGTGGTCGGTGACCCCGGAGACGCGGGAGTGCAGCTCGCCGCCGCCGAGCTCCTCGGCGGTGACGACCTCGCCGATCGCGGCCCGAACGAGCGGCGGCCCGCCGAGGAAGATGGTGCCCTGGCCGCGCACGATCACGGTCTCGTCGCTCATCGCCGGGACGTAGGCGCCGCCGGCGGTGCAGGAGCCGAGCACGGCGGCGATCTGCGCGACGCGGGCGGCCGACATCCTGGCCTGGTTGTAGAAGATGCGCCCGAAGTGCTCGCGATCGGGGAACACCTCGTCCTGCATCGGCAGGTAGGCGCCGCCGGAGTCGACGAGCGCAATGCAGGGCAGCCGGTTCTCGAGCGCGATCTCCTGGGCCCGGAGGTGCTTCTTCACGGTGAGCGGGAAGTAGCTCCCGCCCTTGACGGTGGGGTCATTGCAAATCACCATGACCGGGCGGCCGTGCACGAGCCCGATCCCGGCGATGACGCCGGCGGCCGGCGCCTCCCCGCCGTAGAGCTCGTGGGCGGCGAGCGGGGCGACCTCCAGGAACGGGCTGCCCGGGTCGAGCAGCCGGTCGATGCGCTCGCGCGGCAGCAGTTTGCCGCGCGCCGTGTGCCGCTGCCGGGAACCCTCCGGCCCGCCCCGGCCGGCGTGGGCGAGCGCCGCGTTGAGCGCGGCGACGAGGGCGCGCTGCGCCGTGTCGTTCGCGAGGAACTGCGGCCCCTGCGGGTCGATGCGGCTGCGCAGCACCGAGATCCCGGCGCCGGTGTCCGCGGGGATGCGCGCGGGGGCGGCATCCGGATCGAACAGACCGCTCATCGCGCCCTCCCCCTCGACAGGCGGCGGGGCGTTGCCTCGCCGGAACGTAGTCCCACCATAGTCAGTGCGGGTTCACAGCATGCCGAGAACACGGCCGGGATTGTTCAGGATCGCCCCGACGTCGCGCAGGAAGTGGGCGCCCTGCTCGCCGTCGACGACGCGGTGGTCGAAGCTGAGGCTGAGGGTGACCACATCGCGGAGGGCGATCTGCCCCTGCCACTCCCTGGGCTCCCGGCGCACTGCGCCGAGGGCCAGGATGCCGGTCTGTCCCGGGGGGAGGATGGGGGTGCCCGCATCGATGCCGAAGACGCCGATGTTGCTGATGCTGAAGGTGCCGCCGCGGAGGGCTGCCGGCGTCGTCGTTCCCGCCCGGGCCGCCGCGCCCGCGTCGGCGATGGCCTCGGCGAGCCCGTCCAGGCCGAGCGCCTGCGCGTCGGCGATGACCGGCACGATCAGGCCGCGCGCCGTGGCGGCGGCGATGCCGAGGTGCACGGCGCGGTAGAGCACGATCTCCTGGGCGTCCTCGTCCCAGTGGGCGTTGAGCTCCGGAGTGCGGCGCAGGGCGATGCAGACGGCCTGCGCGACGAGGGCGAGGATGCCGGGGCGGGCGGCTCCCGGCGGGAGGCCCCTGCCCCACCCCGCCTTCAGCTCCTCGAGCAGCTCCAGGCTGCGGGAGACGTCGACGGTGAGGAAGCAGCTCACGTGCGGCGCGGTGAACGCGCTCTGCACCATGGCCGCCGCGGTGTGCTTGCGCACCCCGTGGA carries:
- a CDS encoding acetyl/propionyl/methylcrotonyl-CoA carboxylase subunit alpha; the protein is MNTGHATSALPPFRTVLVANRGEIACRVIATLQRLGIEAVAVYSDADRGAKHVALADLAIRIGPAPAAESYLNVDAVMAAVRASGADAVHPGYGFLSESPLLAAACAKAGVVFVGPGEEALRVMGDKIRSKRHVAGHGVPVTPGSEGHGSEGGVDSTDDAALAASAELLGYPVLIKPSAGGGGKGMHLVDSPEALPAALASARRTARAAFGDDTLFLEKFIAHPRHIEVQLLADGAGHTVHLGERECSLQRRQQKVVEEAPSPLLDAATRARIGEAACAVARSVGYVGAGTVEFLISDAAPDEFYFMEMNTRLQVEHPVTELVTGIDIVEWQLRVAAGQELPWRQEQIRLDGHAVEARIYAEDPASDFLPTSGRVLALAEAHGPGVRVDSSLLPGGEIGSHYDPMLAKVIAWAPDRASALARLDAALAHTVILGVDTNLAFLRGLLADPAVQAGALDTGLIARHLDAQATKSRAAAARVPGARAAAAQPAPPTDTAPAPALLGEMLAVAGALLHAEAPAAAGSPWQDRSGWRTGGAAAARPEALLVRHRGERAGAQAETAFEVRVVARSAGADHTAGGMTDHLTEHLAVAVRERGAEDGRMSAHTVSIAPAATAPSRATGVHVGIAVDGVQRRWSWARDGEDLLLSVEGESTRFTAVSREAELQGELARILAARAEQEGGVAASPELRTPTPGTVVQLHAASGDAVAAGAPIATVEAMKMEHQVTASVAGTVRLHVRLGDALRRDQLLASIDAQTPGQRQEIGNE
- a CDS encoding carboxyl transferase domain-containing protein, translating into MSGLFDPDAAPARIPADTGAGISVLRSRIDPQGPQFLANDTAQRALVAALNAALAHAGRGGPEGSRQRHTARGKLLPRERIDRLLDPGSPFLEVAPLAAHELYGGEAPAAGVIAGIGLVHGRPVMVICNDPTVKGGSYFPLTVKKHLRAQEIALENRLPCIALVDSGGAYLPMQDEVFPDREHFGRIFYNQARMSAARVAQIAAVLGSCTAGGAYVPAMSDETVIVRGQGTIFLGGPPLVRAAIGEVVTAEELGGGELHSRVSGVTDHLAENDAHALEIVREIVATLPPPAEPAWALAAGRPPLADESELYGVVPVDVQADYDVREVIARLVDGSALHEFKREYGATLVTGFAHIHGHPVGVIANNGVLFSESAEKGAHFIELCDQRGIPLLFLQNISGFMVGRDAEAGGIAKHGAKMVTAVATTRVPKLTVVIGGSFGAGNYSMCGRAYSPRFLWMWPGARISVMGGEQASAVLATVKREQYEARDEEWPAEEEAAFRAPIRERYESQGSPYYSTARLWDDGIIDPADTRRVLGMALDVCSRTPLPEPAFGLFRM
- a CDS encoding HpcH/HpaI aldolase/citrate lyase family protein; protein product: MTGGVDLDRTGPALLFCPADRPDRFAKAAERADAVILDLEDAVLPAERPAARAALAAHPLDPARTIVRVNPHGSSDHTLDVEAALAAGYRTLMLAKAESPAAVRAIEALAAASGSPRIGVIALCETAAGVLAAPQLAAEASVAALMWGAEDLLASLGGSSSRYPDGRYRDVARHARSAVLMAAAAHGTAAIDTVHLVIDDEVGLAAEARDAAASGFQATACIHPAQVAVIRAAYRPSPEQLSAAAALLARAAGEPGAFRFEGRMIDEPVLRHARALLERAEHTVW
- a CDS encoding aldo/keto reductase, with translation MAQFVRVGARKRQDEETTARSGGHPEGTEHSPHSGEISGLAQIPELGTRTADPEPDPRAPTGTESPAEAHGAATAALLPLPDAMRRRVADTDLDVFPLALGTSMFGWTLGATAAEAVLDRYRESGGNFIDTADSYAAGRSEQLIGSWLRRTGGRDATVLCTKIGRNPENLGLGATGIIRAVEASLKRLQTDHIDLLTFHLDDRDVHLEESLSAVDSLIRAGAVRYLAASNFTAERLLEARVLAANGLPRFRVLQSHYNLMHRAEYETSLALLARAQGLAVMPYFALANGFLAGGYRSRSMIAPDVRGMRIASHLTRRGTRILTVMDRIAEDFDVKLATVALAWLQSKRSICAPVAGVSSPEQLDAVMAAATFRLSRADIIDLDRATAGN
- a CDS encoding MaoC family dehydratase, with protein sequence MSDRDGSARESGREPGREIVQRGLFYEEFELGTRYLHRPGRTIGEADNVLFSSLTMNTQALHLDAAFAAGQPFGQRLVNSMLTLATLVGASVAQLTQGTLVANLGFGAVAFPQPLFHGDTLYAETLVSAKRLSASRPGQGIVTLEHTGRNQHGDVVATASRTTLVWCIDAAGAGQAP